From Rhodamnia argentea isolate NSW1041297 chromosome 10, ASM2092103v1, whole genome shotgun sequence, a single genomic window includes:
- the LOC115731738 gene encoding transcription factor PIF4, with amino-acid sequence MNPCLPDWNFEYDLPLTNQKKNTGSDQELVELLWQNGQVVMHSQNHRKPTPNQQESCQLQKHDQPTMRGGGSCGNSSNFIQDDETVSWIHYPIEDSFEKEFCSTFFNELPVPHPVPHPMEIDKTVRQVEAEKIVKLGSLDDALNTCNRQFTSKRALVPEFSGNHMLPPRVQFTKSAQQNNVPGNLGKVVNFSQFAAPVKGDPRSSSLPFGGDARECSVMTVGSSHCGSNQIINDPEVSRASSNAAGTAGFSAGTFKEDVHKNGVSQSEGRKTETLEPTVTSSSGESDSSFGGTLKESAGASSHKRKGRDNEESECQSEAAEPEAASGKKPAARSGSIRRSRAAEVHNLSERRRRDRINKKMKALQELIPHCNKTDKASMLDEAIEYLKSLQLQLQVMWMGGGMAPMMFPGVQHYMSSMGMTMCPPPPMPTVSNNMHLPQVPVVDQSIPMAPNPNQSVICHTPVLTPMNFQNHMQSPSFPEQFARYMGIHHMQAASQPMNMFKFSPQTAQQIQTNSLPGIISGQYSGGAANDASSGKMG; translated from the exons ATGAATCCTTGCCTTCCTGATTGGAACTTTGAGTATGATCTCCCTTTGACCAATCAGAAGAAAAACActgg GTCTGACCAGGAGCTGGTGGAACTACTATGGCAGAATGGCCAGGTTGTTATGCACAGTCAAAACCATCGAAAGCCGACTCCAAACCAGCAAGAGAGCTGTCAATTGCAGAAACATGATCAGCCGACTATGAGAGGCGGTGGGTCTTGTGGGAATTCTAGCAATTTTATTCAAGATGACGAGACGGTCTCATGGATCCATTATCCCATTGAAGATTCTTTTGAAAAGGAATTCTGTTCGACCTTCTTCAATGAATTACCGGTGCCTCATCCGGTGCCTCATCCGATGGAGATAGATAAGACAGTCAGGCAAGTCGAAGCAGAGAAGATCGTGAAATTAGGCAGTTTGGATGATGCCCTAAATACATGTAACCGGCAATTCACCAGTAAGCGCGCGCTTGTTCCCGAATTTTCTGGGAACCATATGCTGCCTCCGCGAGTTCAGTTCACCAAATCCGCTCAACAAAATAATGTCCCTGGAAACCTGGGAAAGGTTGTGAACTTTTCTCAATTCGCAGCTCCTGTCAAGGGTGATCCGAGATCTTCTAGTCTTCCCTTTGGGGGTGATGCTCGAGAGTGTTCGGTTATGACAGTTGGGTCCAGCCACTGTGGTAGCAACCAAATTATAAATGATCCAGAAGTTAGTAGGGCCTCGAGCAATGCGGCCGGCACAGCCGGCTTTTCTGCTGGGACTTTTAAGGAAGATGTCCATAAAAACGGAGTTTCTCAGAGTGAGGGGAGGAAAACAGAGACGCTTGAGCCGACTGTTACTTCATCTTCCGGTGAATCGGATAGTAGTTTTGGTGGAACCCTCAAGGAATCCGCTGGTGCGAGCAGCCACAAGAGGAAGGGCAGAGATAATGAGGAATCTGAGTGCCAAAGCGAA GCTGCTGAACCAGAAGCTGCTAGTGGAAAGAAACCAGCAGCGAGGTCGGGATCTATTCGCAGGAGCCGTGCTGCTGAAGTGCATAACCTGTCTGAAAGG AGGAGGAGGGATAGGATCAATAAGAAGATGAAGGCATTGCAAGAGCTTATACCTCACTGTAACAAG ACGGACAAAGCATCAATGCTTGATGAAGCTATTGAGTACTTGAAGTCTCTTCAGCTGCAGCTACAG GTAATGTGGATGGGAGGTGGGATGGCCCCAATGATGTTTCCTGGAGTACAGCATTATATGTCCTCGATGGGTATGACGATGTGCCCCCCGCCGCCTATGCCCACTGTATCCAACAATATGCATTTGCCTCAAGTCCCGGTAGTTGATCAATCAATCCCGATGGCTCCAAACCCGAACCAGTCAGTAATTTGCCATACTCCAGTCCTGACTCCTATGAATTTTCAGAATCATATGCAAAGTCCCTCATTTCCCGAGCAATTCGCGCGTTACATGGGCATCCACCACATGCAAGCCGCATCACAG CCCATGAATATGTTCAAGTTCAGCCCTCAGACTGCACAGCAGATTCAAACAAATTCACTGCCGGGCATTATCAGCGGGCAATATAGTGGAGGAGCTGCAAATGATGCTTCAAGTGGCAAAATGG GTTAA
- the LOC115729429 gene encoding uncharacterized oxidoreductase At1g06690, chloroplastic: MALHLSSAAPAWLAVANRGRRNRKVKAVASEGFATLKAEEEEEEKVKLGGSDLKVTKLGIGAWSWGDTSYWNNFQWDDRKMKAAKGAFDSSIDSGITLFDTAEVYGSRMSFGAINSETLLGRFIKERKEKDPETEVAVATKFAALPWRLGRQSVITALKDSLCRLGLDSVDLYQLHWPGVWGNEGYIDGLGDAVEQGLVKAVGVSNYSERRLRDAYQKLKQRGIPLASNQVNYSLIYRFPEENGVKATCDELGVTLIAYSPMAQGALTGKYTPENPPSGPRGQIYTPDFLTRLQPLLNRINEIGDSYKKTPTQVVLNWLIAQGNVVPIPGAKNAEQASEFGGALGWRLTGEEVDELRSLASDIRPVVGFPVENL; the protein is encoded by the exons ATGGCCTTGCACCTGAGCAGCGCTGCGCCGGCGTGGTTGGCCGTCGCCAACCGCGGGAGGAGGAACCGCAAGGTGAAAGCCGTCGCGTCAGAGGGTTTCGCCACCTTGaaagcggaggaggaggaggaggagaaggtgaAGCTGGGCGGTTCCGATTTGAAGGTGACGAAGCTCGGGATCGGAGCCTGGTCCTGGGGGGACACCAGCTACTGGAACAACTTCCAATGGGACG ATAGAAAGATGAAGGCCGCAAAGGGCGCTTTTGACAGCAGCATTGATAGTGGCATAACCCTGTTTGATACTGCTGAGGTTTATGGGTCGAGG ATGTCATTTGGTGCTATAAACTCAGAAACTCTACTGGGCAG ATTCAtcaaggaaaggaaagaaaaggatcCAGAAACTGAGGTTGCCGTTGCGACGAAGTTTGCAGCTTTGCCGTGGAGACTGGGCCGTCAGAGTGTCATTACTGCCCTCAAAGATTCTCTTTGTCGCCTAGGACTTGATTCGGTGGACCTATACCAATTGCACTG GCCTGGAGTGTGGGGAAACGAAG GGTACATTGATGGTCTTGGAGATGCAGTTGAGCAAGGTCTTGTGAAAGCAGTGGGAGTTTCAAACTACAGCG AAAGAAGACTTCGCGATGCCTATCAGAAGCTTAAGCAGAGAGGTATACCGCTAGCTTCAAACCAAGTAAATTACAGCCTCATATACAGATTCCCTGAGGAGAATGGCGTGAAGGCCACCTGCGACGAACTTGGTGTCACTCTGATTGCTTATTCACCGATGGCTCAAG GTGCTCTTACTGGAAAATATACCCCAGAAAATCCACCAAGTGGCCCCCGTGGTCAGATCTACACCCCTGATTTTCTCACTAGG CTACAACCTTTGCTGAACAGAATAAATGAAATAGGAGACAGCTACAAGAAAACTCCAACGCAG GTTGTCCTGAATTGGCTCATAGCACAGGGTAACGTAGTCCCCATTCCCGGAGCCAAAAATGCTGAGCAGGCAAGTGAATTCGGGGGTGCGCTTGGGTGGAGACTCACCGGCGAAGAGGTGGATGAGCTGCGGTCACTGGCCTCGGACATAAGACCTGTTGTAGGCTTCCCGGTTGAGAACTTGTGA